One Treponema pectinovorum DNA segment encodes these proteins:
- a CDS encoding FlgD immunoglobulin-like domain containing protein: protein MFLLNKLDIFSVFSLIFVPSRIKRAFLLGVFALFSCGFVFSTNFTWTGGGSPLQWNDPVNWSPDAPDVDGYPNDSSDNVIINNATVSVSGDVVCGAINITGSSSLTISGKLTNTGAISSSGNISLGSYEGHGASIDCAGSFTATSGATFRGHVRPSSISIGGDVIFGSDVTDVTTAGNQSYGGVVKLNNNFNFESASGTVTFNSNVQSLNANLKALSITGNAVFVSAIGLGTSLSSVSVSGTTSVGGNITTSGSQTYGSDVTLTSSSTLFTGSSVTFSAKVDGSSSLSVAGDAVFGGAVGSVTALSSVSVSGTTSVGGDVTTSGNQTYSGNLTLTADSVFSSSGAIAFGTSSANTVTTSSHTLTANSGTSNSVTFNSSLSNAKIKLVSSTIFKTDNDFSSFEADSSVNSSACTVTFEDNSTQNFTNFSCNGTSGKEITLTSASQSSSSPWKAVFSTKPTSSSFAYTLAGYCNSVTASNVANELDLIPSTATVKDLNMSSPATMTTKYWFTQEFVWNGTTDSSWTTASNWQYSDGTTALTYPDDTKGTSKITIADSALNALVLTSAVYINKISVGTSSSASCKVELSNFALNTSYRSGSNYGLTNFGTIVFSGSGRFYYKATSSSSAVLIMDNARGTVEYNGASGNITDIYNGSNSTNDYYKLLIKSGTWTIQNSHSSNENNIKAASSFTVNSGATLVLEDTAVVNSALVNRGILQVDSGTAGIWENFTNASGATVQNDGNLLFTKECQSVSDGGSWTFGSSGKVSFAATNSDISFTETATANSSNSFKFDTSSFNSNSLSISGVSNSALLKIASYTGGGSGTINFSNTNFLQTAPVFFSGTVTLSDVVKLAGTLRVGSGQTTLAGTVDANAVDIANSAKLIGGANKIFTVKSSWTNANSSGGFVANTSEVIFELSADSSLSLTGTEIFYKLAIKNHKLTATNAVSVGQSLSITDSASFSGTSLVTSAGATANFNALNSDSAPIVRTSGNQTYGGALTLGVNCFLQGATVIFAGAVEGTYNLKVSGNANFNSTVGSSFALKDVWVTGNAEFGGVVKSQSVDVSGTTKIKTASITTTGVISSSLTGESQRYAGDVTLGANAVLTAPATKSIGFGAGITDGANSYAMSIAGADVAVAGAINIDGSFTAGANASVAGAVNCAVVSVTGNAVFGSDVTSSASITIGGTTSAGGNITSNTAQIYTTLVTIGTSGVEFKSTAGDINFGTSAINSNLITGNSGYGFTVNTTGSHVTNFYGVIANNPELTIKGNANIYQANSFTSLIAQSQAGKTLTFGSGKKQTITSKIFLSGTQDSKLNLTSTGQWELFLNPNTIAESTSSYGIEYVDIKNCKNITKNGSADYYLTALKSSDSGNNIYWNFPGMEYVWSGGTSDWFTAGNWVQNSVPGRGSTVKIPAVASPSVYPLLTADIDISYPSYSNLDSDTPGTITVEESAEIDFATFDVTAGEFTNNGLVKLNGKSISVPQTILATMANGSSSTVEYGGTDLTDFVWDGSSEAGFQYQNLRIKGSAVVSSIIEVSGTTLINTSGDVSLSGANIFTGDVSVSSTGDVQLNASSEFSLSAGATCKNLNIVSPVVLKGAVTSVATQIYGSTVKIDGNLTGTVLTFKGDLDVRNAVSFDASSKIEFSKAAAQNVSGTMAVKFDCPTVSFTSDLTIANPINFEQSTGFAGGTKKITFNQKVNSLGSANDVSFTCGNAIFNSSIGETLALKVLSINGNAEFSGAVKAESVDVSETTKIKTAGITTTGVIASSLTGESQRYAGDVTLGANAVLTAPSTKLIRFAAGLTDGADSYSVSTVGADVAVAGQVSIGGSFTAGANARVTGSVTCAALSVTSNAVFASDVTSSASITVGGTTKFSSSTEQNVSSTLGQTYTGDVEISSGVKFKARGDFSIDSVIGPGSFDAKVYDGKSFTASGTLGRTTALSSIDITAGKLQLNGFNSNGTADFKALPSTAGVFGSGTTANTITMISGDYVSSGAQNFNAVGGVRVLNAAPLVWNANANSITLLNSPLFVDSSSTLALLSSISAHNIYFYSGNISCSSSITSVQDFAIWGSASSYDDPRFAGTDTRFAYYGYDSLIYKASSTFGTSLSFLGATLTIGKNFYLNGANLSGATISIQDNSQSNPVFNATSSVTEKQWGIPYAVAFNSTLNNLSVTGGWLCAGAVDSETHGQTQGNTLAGTNANVQGSVPRIKNAYSVYDDVVFVEFDMPLENSNGEIATNIGLTSSSTSAASGGIFYSNGTKKILSVYTDADCTTPLTNDAGDVSSFYIRAEETWNTDATGTASYNALSTNSLDSTDRSGTHKNLTTDLSILEGMFTAANGHTMSRNYGAGLENSSVPLSFNKVEDRASPVLIAVYTGQEKHSVYDSIIGATSQNEYDSHNFIEFKYSEAVNIGNLAFNAGDLNARATVSFANSLEHGAHITGSGTTANGNGLTVEGFAHLASGKLICASKNSSDSPHALYRKFSTTSSGSPAAQTHRLRLSVAGYVDGTVTHNSNLYRNWVGYIDSAQTPSGAVTRISNSFITDIAKDKDGNNIFTALDSVGTENHPLGDIVVNSTTQELYGLWDVLPPVIAPFITSGENWTSWAAGSHSSSYEIIGASTGSYIESIEVHLFDNNKNQNSSLGVDYWWKSKKGWMENIKTLPDTFGGARPFVTSTVTSQSQTSGGIRRSSLAGENSSFSYIVGSNSEKSAGSAEIGQVVRSSLFRSSTDNATASDGLYLSIPVNDSDTYLPIRSAFNFYYEPANSFITDLAGNRLASSYSQKTSFASVDLTAPSYVMSLAPIGNNKVYVIFTKKLAYTDPNGDSYAFGDLDSTQLSDALNEIKDSFRICQKQTNTPYSGISIASVEYVSSSDEYTAFLFNLVGKITLDNIKNLWIRNIGHGTDTVGDIVTGDPISDTKIHDFIGNYLTKNKAHAISDFAINAVDVLYAHALPKDNDDWDEQGIYGNDFESKAENYAVHDFSETQGNYGKLVRGRDIVFRTRIIAGLDANDDYILSTDTFKLLATKKTNLTSFMISDKLNRLTGSSWRLWLPEKMSALATSEVSTSLLETLTPDTSNPPAIPLYDYKFASTTFDPGDEIQFLFEVQGVTIDHDADFDPSFFVPSSPTAEIPLYALWMPENKINSKGFPFVDLWSFGIKDVSLQRGGVSILNNVINVNVREKTVIQVDQARDGILNVFVMTLDGNIVKRLSHGTKSQGTHFFHWDGTNNAGNPVARGLYFVRVTGPEIDETRKVLCVKE, encoded by the coding sequence ATGTTTTTGCTTAATAAGCTTGATATATTTTCTGTTTTTTCTTTGATTTTTGTTCCGTCGCGGATTAAAAGAGCTTTTTTGTTGGGAGTTTTTGCTCTTTTTTCTTGTGGTTTTGTTTTTTCTACTAATTTCACTTGGACTGGTGGCGGAAGTCCTCTCCAATGGAATGACCCTGTCAATTGGTCTCCTGATGCTCCAGACGTTGACGGCTATCCAAACGATTCTAGCGATAATGTAATCATAAATAATGCTACAGTTAGTGTTTCTGGTGATGTTGTATGTGGAGCAATAAACATTACAGGCTCGTCTTCGCTTACTATAAGTGGAAAATTGACGAATACTGGTGCAATATCTTCTAGCGGGAATATAAGTCTTGGCTCTTATGAAGGACACGGTGCGAGCATCGATTGTGCTGGCAGCTTTACTGCTACAAGTGGGGCAACTTTTAGGGGGCATGTAAGGCCGTCGTCTATTAGTATTGGGGGGGACGTAATTTTTGGTTCTGATGTTACTGATGTTACCACGGCAGGTAATCAAAGTTACGGCGGAGTTGTGAAGTTAAATAACAATTTTAATTTCGAATCTGCATCGGGAACTGTAACTTTTAACTCTAATGTGCAATCTTTGAATGCAAATTTAAAGGCTTTATCTATAACTGGAAACGCAGTTTTTGTTTCTGCGATAGGTTTAGGAACTTCACTCTCCTCTGTTTCTGTTAGCGGAACGACTTCTGTTGGTGGAAATATTACGACCAGCGGAAGTCAAACTTACGGAAGCGACGTTACGCTTACTTCTAGCAGTACTTTGTTTACAGGAAGCTCTGTTACTTTTAGTGCAAAAGTTGATGGTTCAAGTTCTCTTTCTGTAGCAGGTGATGCGGTTTTTGGAGGAGCGGTTGGCTCTGTAACTGCACTTTCTTCAGTTTCTGTTAGCGGAACGACTTCTGTTGGTGGAGATGTTACGACCAGCGGAAATCAAACATATAGCGGAAATTTGACTTTAACTGCCGATTCTGTTTTTAGTTCTTCGGGTGCAATTGCTTTTGGAACTTCATCTGCAAACACTGTAACTACATCGTCCCACACTTTGACGGCAAACTCTGGAACTTCAAATTCTGTAACCTTTAATTCAAGCCTTTCTAACGCAAAGATTAAATTGGTTTCATCTACCATTTTTAAAACCGATAATGATTTTTCTTCTTTTGAAGCGGATTCTTCTGTAAACTCTTCTGCGTGCACCGTTACCTTTGAAGACAATTCAACTCAAAATTTTACAAATTTTTCTTGCAACGGAACAAGCGGTAAGGAAATCACTCTAACTTCTGCTTCTCAAAGTTCTTCTTCGCCGTGGAAGGCTGTTTTTTCGACCAAGCCGACAAGTTCATCGTTTGCTTATACGCTGGCTGGATATTGTAATTCCGTAACCGCTTCAAATGTTGCAAATGAACTGGATTTAATTCCTTCAACTGCAACTGTAAAAGATTTAAATATGAGTTCGCCAGCAACTATGACGACAAAATACTGGTTCACTCAAGAATTTGTTTGGAACGGAACGACGGACAGTTCTTGGACAACGGCTTCAAACTGGCAATATTCGGACGGAACAACTGCGCTTACATATCCAGATGACACAAAAGGAACAAGCAAAATAACGATTGCAGATTCTGCCCTCAATGCTTTGGTTTTAACTTCTGCAGTGTACATAAATAAAATTTCTGTCGGAACTTCATCATCTGCTTCGTGCAAAGTGGAACTTTCAAATTTTGCACTGAATACTTCTTATCGCTCTGGCTCTAATTACGGCCTTACAAATTTTGGAACAATCGTGTTTTCTGGAAGTGGGCGCTTTTACTATAAGGCGACATCGTCTTCTTCTGCTGTTTTGATAATGGATAATGCCAGAGGAACTGTTGAATATAACGGTGCAAGTGGAAACATTACAGATATTTATAATGGCTCAAATTCTACGAACGATTACTACAAACTTCTTATAAAAAGTGGAACTTGGACTATCCAAAACTCCCATTCTTCAAACGAAAATAACATCAAAGCGGCTTCAAGTTTTACTGTAAATTCTGGAGCAACTTTGGTTTTGGAAGATACGGCGGTTGTAAATAGTGCTCTCGTGAACAGGGGAATTTTGCAAGTGGACAGCGGCACGGCTGGAATCTGGGAAAACTTTACAAATGCGTCTGGGGCAACTGTTCAAAACGATGGCAATTTGCTTTTTACTAAAGAATGCCAGAGTGTAAGTGATGGGGGAAGTTGGACATTTGGTTCTAGCGGTAAGGTTTCTTTTGCTGCAACAAACTCTGATATAAGTTTTACAGAAACCGCGACTGCAAATTCTTCAAATTCGTTTAAATTTGATACTTCATCATTTAATTCAAATTCGCTAAGCATAAGCGGAGTTTCAAATTCTGCACTTTTAAAAATCGCTTCTTATACTGGTGGCGGAAGCGGAACTATAAACTTTAGCAATACTAATTTTTTGCAGACTGCACCTGTTTTTTTCAGCGGAACTGTTACTCTAAGCGATGTGGTAAAACTTGCAGGAACTTTGAGAGTTGGTTCTGGGCAGACGACTTTGGCTGGAACGGTAGATGCAAACGCTGTCGATATAGCAAATTCTGCAAAATTGATTGGCGGTGCAAACAAGATTTTTACAGTTAAAAGCTCTTGGACAAATGCAAACTCTTCTGGCGGATTTGTGGCAAATACGAGCGAAGTTATTTTTGAACTTTCCGCAGATTCTTCTTTAAGCTTAACTGGAACAGAGATTTTTTATAAACTTGCGATAAAAAATCATAAATTAACGGCGACAAATGCTGTTTCTGTAGGGCAAAGCCTTTCTATAACGGATTCTGCCAGTTTTAGCGGAACGAGCCTCGTAACAAGTGCAGGTGCGACGGCAAATTTTAATGCTCTAAATAGCGATAGTGCTCCTATTGTCCGCACTAGTGGAAATCAAACTTATGGAGGAGCATTAACTCTTGGTGTTAATTGTTTTTTGCAAGGAGCAACAGTGATCTTTGCCGGTGCTGTTGAAGGAACTTACAATTTAAAGGTGAGCGGGAACGCAAATTTTAATTCCACTGTTGGCTCGAGTTTCGCCTTAAAAGATGTTTGGGTAACGGGCAATGCAGAGTTTGGCGGTGTAGTAAAATCGCAAAGCGTCGACGTTTCTGGAACAACAAAGATAAAAACAGCAAGTATAACTACGACAGGAGTTATATCTTCTTCGTTAACAGGAGAAAGCCAGCGATACGCCGGCGATGTAACGCTTGGAGCAAATGCAGTTTTAACCGCACCCGCTACAAAATCGATTGGCTTTGGGGCAGGAATAACAGACGGTGCAAACTCTTATGCGATGAGTATTGCTGGTGCAGACGTTGCAGTTGCAGGTGCGATAAATATAGATGGCTCGTTTACGGCTGGTGCAAATGCGAGTGTTGCAGGTGCAGTAAATTGTGCAGTCGTTTCTGTAACTGGCAATGCGGTTTTTGGTTCTGATGTAACTTCTTCTGCAAGCATAACGATTGGCGGAACAACTTCTGCTGGCGGAAATATCACAAGCAACACAGCGCAAATCTATACTACTCTTGTAACGATTGGCACTTCTGGCGTTGAATTTAAGTCAACTGCGGGGGATATAAACTTTGGAACGAGTGCAATCAATTCAAATTTAATTACAGGAAATTCTGGCTATGGATTTACTGTAAACACAACAGGTTCTCATGTTACAAATTTTTATGGAGTAATCGCAAATAATCCAGAACTTACGATAAAAGGTAATGCGAATATATATCAGGCAAATTCCTTTACAAGTTTAATAGCACAATCGCAGGCTGGAAAAACTTTAACTTTTGGTTCTGGGAAAAAACAGACTATTACTTCAAAAATCTTTCTTTCTGGAACGCAGGATTCTAAATTAAATTTAACTTCAACTGGGCAATGGGAACTTTTCCTAAATCCTAATACGATTGCAGAATCAACTTCATCTTACGGAATTGAATATGTTGATATAAAAAATTGCAAAAACATTACAAAAAACGGCTCTGCTGACTATTATCTTACAGCTTTAAAAAGCAGCGACAGCGGAAATAACATTTATTGGAATTTTCCAGGGATGGAATATGTTTGGAGCGGTGGCACAAGCGATTGGTTTACTGCTGGCAACTGGGTTCAAAATTCTGTTCCTGGACGTGGCTCAACTGTAAAGATTCCAGCGGTAGCTTCTCCGAGTGTTTATCCTTTGCTCACTGCCGATATAGATATTTCTTATCCGTCGTATTCAAATCTCGATTCTGACACCCCTGGAACTATAACTGTAGAAGAATCTGCGGAAATTGATTTTGCGACTTTCGATGTAACGGCTGGAGAATTTACAAACAACGGTTTAGTAAAACTCAACGGAAAATCAATTTCTGTTCCTCAAACGATTTTGGCGACAATGGCGAACGGCTCCTCTTCGACAGTAGAGTACGGCGGTACAGATTTAACCGATTTTGTTTGGGATGGAAGTTCAGAGGCAGGATTTCAATATCAAAACCTGCGCATAAAAGGAAGTGCAGTCGTAAGTTCAATAATAGAAGTTTCTGGCACAACTTTAATAAATACGAGTGGCGATGTTTCGCTTTCTGGAGCAAATATTTTTACAGGCGATGTCTCTGTTAGCTCAACTGGCGATGTTCAGTTAAATGCTTCCAGTGAATTTTCTTTATCCGCAGGAGCAACATGCAAAAATCTTAATATCGTAAGTCCTGTCGTATTAAAAGGCGCTGTAACGAGCGTTGCAACTCAAATTTATGGTTCAACAGTAAAGATAGATGGGAATTTGACAGGAACGGTGCTCACATTCAAAGGCGACTTAGATGTAAGGAATGCAGTCAGTTTTGATGCAAGTTCAAAGATAGAATTTTCTAAAGCGGCAGCACAAAATGTAAGCGGAACTATGGCAGTAAAATTTGATTGCCCGACCGTAAGTTTTACCAGCGATTTGACGATTGCAAATCCAATAAATTTTGAACAGAGCACAGGCTTTGCTGGCGGAACCAAAAAAATTACTTTTAATCAGAAAGTCAATTCTTTGGGTAGCGCAAACGATGTAAGCTTTACCTGTGGAAATGCAATTTTTAATTCGAGCATAGGCGAAACCCTTGCGTTAAAAGTGCTTTCTATAAACGGCAATGCAGAATTTAGCGGTGCGGTAAAGGCAGAAAGCGTCGACGTTTCTGAAACAACAAAGATAAAAACAGCAGGCATAACAACGACAGGGGTAATCGCTTCTTCGTTAACAGGAGAAAGCCAGCGATATGCAGGCGATGTAACGCTTGGAGCAAATGCAGTTTTAACCGCGCCTAGCACAAAGTTAATTCGCTTTGCAGCAGGTTTAACCGATGGTGCGGACTCTTATTCTGTGAGCACAGTTGGTGCAGACGTTGCAGTTGCGGGGCAAGTAAGCATTGGAGGCTCATTTACGGCTGGAGCAAATGCGAGAGTTACAGGCTCTGTAACTTGTGCAGCGCTTTCTGTAACGAGCAATGCGGTTTTTGCTTCTGATGTAACTTCTTCTGCAAGCATAACGGTTGGCGGAACAACAAAATTTTCTTCATCAACAGAGCAAAATGTAAGTTCAACTTTGGGTCAAACCTATACTGGCGATGTTGAAATTTCTTCTGGTGTAAAATTTAAAGCAAGAGGAGATTTTTCAATCGATTCTGTAATAGGACCAGGTTCTTTTGATGCAAAAGTTTATGACGGAAAATCCTTTACAGCGTCTGGAACATTGGGAAGAACAACTGCTTTATCTTCTATAGATATAACCGCTGGCAAATTGCAGTTAAACGGTTTTAATTCCAATGGAACTGCCGATTTTAAAGCATTGCCTTCAACTGCTGGCGTATTTGGAAGTGGCACAACAGCAAACACAATAACGATGATTTCTGGCGATTATGTTTCTAGTGGAGCACAAAATTTTAACGCTGTTGGTGGAGTTAGAGTTTTAAACGCTGCACCACTCGTATGGAACGCAAATGCAAATTCAATCACGCTTTTGAATTCTCCGCTTTTTGTTGATTCCTCTTCTACTCTGGCTCTTCTTTCTTCGATTTCCGCTCACAATATTTATTTTTATTCTGGAAATATTTCTTGTTCATCATCTATAACTTCGGTTCAAGATTTTGCAATTTGGGGTAGTGCTTCTTCTTATGACGATCCTCGTTTTGCTGGCACAGATACTCGCTTTGCTTACTACGGTTACGATTCTTTGATATACAAAGCGTCTTCAACTTTTGGAACAAGCCTTTCATTTTTGGGCGCGACTTTAACTATTGGAAAGAACTTTTATCTAAACGGTGCAAATCTTTCTGGAGCAACGATTTCGATTCAAGATAATTCACAATCGAATCCGGTTTTTAATGCAACCTCTTCTGTTACAGAAAAACAATGGGGGATTCCTTATGCGGTGGCGTTTAATTCAACTTTGAATAATTTGAGTGTTACAGGTGGCTGGCTTTGTGCTGGTGCTGTCGATAGCGAAACTCACGGACAAACGCAGGGCAACACTTTAGCGGGAACAAATGCAAATGTTCAAGGCAGTGTTCCTCGTATTAAAAATGCGTATTCGGTTTATGACGATGTGGTTTTTGTTGAATTTGATATGCCTTTGGAAAATTCAAACGGAGAAATTGCAACTAACATCGGCTTAACTTCTTCATCAACTTCGGCCGCATCTGGAGGGATATTTTATTCAAATGGAACAAAAAAAATCCTCTCTGTTTATACAGATGCTGACTGCACCACGCCTTTAACAAATGACGCAGGCGATGTGAGTTCTTTTTATATACGCGCTGAAGAAACTTGGAACACAGACGCAACAGGCACGGCTTCGTATAATGCACTTTCGACGAATTCGCTTGACTCAACCGACCGCTCTGGAACTCATAAAAATCTTACGACAGACCTTTCTATTTTGGAAGGAATGTTTACCGCTGCAAACGGACACACCATGAGCAGAAATTACGGCGCAGGATTGGAAAATTCTTCTGTCCCTCTTTCATTCAATAAAGTTGAAGACAGGGCAAGTCCTGTTTTAATTGCAGTTTATACAGGTCAGGAAAAACACAGCGTTTACGATTCTATCATTGGTGCAACCAGCCAAAACGAATACGATTCTCATAATTTTATTGAATTCAAATATTCAGAAGCGGTGAACATTGGAAATCTCGCCTTTAATGCTGGCGATTTGAATGCAAGGGCAACAGTTTCTTTTGCAAACTCTTTAGAACACGGCGCTCACATTACAGGAAGTGGAACAACTGCGAACGGAAATGGTCTTACTGTGGAAGGATTTGCTCATCTTGCGTCTGGCAAATTGATTTGTGCTTCTAAAAATTCAAGCGATTCTCCGCATGCACTTTACAGAAAATTCAGCACAACTTCATCTGGCAGTCCAGCTGCACAGACCCACAGATTACGTTTAAGCGTTGCAGGATACGTAGACGGAACAGTAACTCACAATTCAAACTTATACAGAAATTGGGTTGGCTATATAGATTCGGCACAAACTCCAAGCGGTGCAGTAACAAGAATCTCAAATTCATTTATAACGGATATAGCAAAAGACAAAGATGGAAACAATATTTTTACAGCCTTAGACAGCGTAGGAACTGAAAATCATCCTCTGGGCGACATTGTAGTGAATTCTACAACTCAGGAACTGTATGGACTTTGGGATGTTCTTCCGCCAGTGATTGCTCCGTTCATCACTTCTGGCGAAAACTGGACTTCCTGGGCAGCAGGTTCGCATTCAAGTTCTTACGAGATAATCGGTGCCTCTACAGGCTCTTATATCGAGTCGATAGAAGTTCATCTTTTTGATAACAATAAAAATCAAAATTCTTCTTTGGGAGTTGACTATTGGTGGAAGTCCAAAAAAGGCTGGATGGAAAACATAAAAACGCTTCCAGATACTTTTGGAGGGGCAAGACCATTTGTAACTTCGACTGTTACTTCTCAAAGCCAAACCTCAGGTGGAATAAGGCGCTCATCTCTTGCAGGCGAAAATTCTTCGTTTAGTTATATTGTCGGTTCTAATTCCGAAAAATCGGCAGGGTCTGCGGAAATAGGGCAGGTTGTGCGCAGTTCGCTTTTCCGCTCTTCTACAGATAACGCTACAGCAAGCGACGGCCTGTATTTAAGCATTCCTGTAAACGACAGTGACACTTATCTCCCTATTAGAAGTGCTTTTAATTTTTATTACGAACCAGCAAATAGTTTTATCACGGATTTAGCAGGAAACCGCCTTGCTTCTTCATATAGCCAGAAAACTTCGTTCGCTTCTGTAGATTTAACTGCGCCTTCTTATGTTATGAGCCTTGCTCCAATAGGAAACAACAAGGTTTATGTTATATTCACAAAAAAGCTCGCATATACGGATCCAAACGGTGACTCTTATGCATTTGGCGATTTGGATTCCACTCAACTTTCTGATGCTCTGAATGAAATTAAAGACAGTTTTAGAATCTGCCAAAAACAGACAAATACACCATATTCTGGAATATCAATCGCTTCAGTTGAATACGTATCTTCGTCCGACGAATACACCGCATTCCTGTTCAATTTAGTGGGAAAAATAACGCTCGACAATATAAAAAATCTTTGGATTAGAAATATCGGGCACGGTACAGATACAGTTGGCGATATAGTTACAGGAGACCCGATAAGCGACACAAAGATACACGACTTTATAGGAAATTATCTTACAAAAAATAAGGCACATGCAATTTCGGACTTTGCGATAAACGCAGTGGATGTCTTGTATGCTCATGCTTTACCTAAAGATAATGACGACTGGGACGAACAAGGCATATACGGAAACGATTTTGAATCTAAAGCAGAAAATTACGCTGTTCACGATTTTTCAGAAACGCAAGGAAATTACGGCAAACTTGTAAGAGGACGCGACATCGTATTTAGAACAAGAATAATTGCTGGGCTCGATGCAAATGACGATTATATTCTTTCGACGGACACTTTTAAACTTTTGGCTACAAAAAAGACAAATCTTACTTCTTTTATGATAAGCGATAAATTAAACCGACTTACAGGATCTTCTTGGAGGCTTTGGCTTCCAGAAAAGATGAGCGCACTTGCGACTTCAGAAGTTTCAACTAGTTTGCTCGAAACGCTCACTCCTGACACTTCAAATCCTCCAGCTATACCGCTCTATGATTACAAATTTGCATCAACAACTTTTGACCCTGGCGATGAAATTCAATTTTTGTTCGAGGTGCAAGGCGTAACAATAGATCACGATGCAGATTTTGACCCAAGTTTTTTTGTTCCTTCAAGTCCAACCGCAGAAATTCCGCTCTATGCGCTTTGGATGCCAGAAAACAAAATAAATTCCAAAGGTTTTCCTTTTGTTGACCTTTGGTCATTCGGAATAAAAGATGTGAGTTTACAAAGGGGTGGCGTTTCAATTTTGAACAATGTCATAAATGTAAATGTCCGCGAAAAAACCGTAATTCAAGTTGACCAAGCAAGAGACGGCATCCTGAATGTCTTTGTCATGACGCTCGACGGCAACATCGTAAAAAGGCTTTCGCACGGAACAAAATCTCAAGGCACGCATTTTTTCCACTGGGACGGAACGAACAATGCAGGCAATCCTGTTGCGCGTGGGCTTTATTTTGTGCGAGTTACCGGCCCTGAAATCGACGAAACACGAAAAGTTTTGTGTGTAAAAGAATGA
- a CDS encoding SAM-dependent methyltransferase has product MSVCITKLSGTAFLAFPESKNLLENELAERFDFGKIEKSLTISGERFSANKSVWYGNLLFCPDFKREEIKENSKVKSNSNPYWASLVLYEPFLLNFQSIGEAAKSLKEIQRNWAGEFYNFFRRGALIQEKLPYINLKPKKFFKTDETGKNIFSLEIPHTPMGFFTLIDENTILASAETSSSIPFGRIVFEEDHENPPSRAYLKLQESLTLFRHFSGLELPHSESKCFEAGACPGGWTWVLKELGAQVFAVDRAELDSKLMKDKLIKFAAHDAFTLKPEDVAKELGTKPVDWVFSDVICYPQRLFEWVNLWIESGLTNNMICTIKMQGEIDWSLVQKFADIKNSRVLHLNYNKHELTWLWSKFWDNSKD; this is encoded by the coding sequence ATGTCAGTTTGTATAACAAAATTGTCTGGAACGGCATTTTTGGCTTTTCCTGAATCTAAAAATCTTTTAGAAAATGAATTAGCTGAACGCTTTGATTTTGGCAAAATAGAAAAATCCTTGACAATTTCTGGGGAGCGATTTTCTGCAAACAAAAGTGTCTGGTACGGAAATTTGCTTTTTTGCCCAGATTTTAAAAGAGAAGAAATAAAAGAAAATTCAAAGGTCAAATCAAATTCAAATCCTTATTGGGCAAGCCTTGTTTTGTATGAACCCTTTTTGCTCAATTTTCAGTCTATTGGCGAAGCGGCAAAATCGTTAAAGGAAATTCAGCGGAATTGGGCTGGAGAATTCTATAACTTTTTTAGGCGTGGCGCTTTGATTCAGGAAAAATTGCCGTATATAAATTTAAAACCAAAAAAATTTTTTAAAACCGACGAAACCGGTAAAAATATATTTTCCCTTGAGATTCCGCACACTCCAATGGGATTTTTCACTTTGATTGACGAAAATACGATTCTTGCAAGTGCAGAAACTTCGAGTTCAATTCCATTTGGAAGAATCGTTTTTGAAGAAGACCACGAAAATCCTCCGAGCCGCGCTTATTTAAAATTGCAGGAAAGTTTGACCCTTTTTAGACATTTTTCTGGATTAGAACTTCCACATTCTGAATCTAAATGTTTTGAAGCAGGTGCGTGCCCAGGCGGTTGGACTTGGGTTTTAAAAGAACTTGGTGCTCAAGTGTTTGCAGTAGACAGAGCAGAACTCGATTCAAAATTGATGAAAGACAAATTGATAAAATTTGCTGCTCACGATGCATTCACTTTAAAGCCAGAAGATGTAGCAAAAGAATTGGGAACGAAGCCTGTTGATTGGGTTTTTAGCGATGTTATCTGTTATCCGCAAAGGCTTTTTGAATGGGTAAACCTTTGGATAGAAAGCGGTCTTACAAATAATATGATATGCACAATAAAAATGCAGGGCGAAATAGATTGGTCTTTGGTACAAAAATTTGCTGATATAAAAAACAGTCGTGTTCTTCACTTAAATTACAACAAACACGAATTAACTTGGCTTTGGTCAAAATTTTGGGACAACTCCAAGGATTAA
- a CDS encoding PilZ domain-containing protein, giving the protein MVQNLRKNVRFSDFGRAECEDLCPVAGVLDDISKSGCKIHYDAPVNLNMENDYEIHIRLSRENTEPFVLYCHPQWQKERADGTTEIGFSFLHSPDSAKLESYIKQLSEENYSSDFDSLFPQETSCQFV; this is encoded by the coding sequence ATGGTTCAAAACCTTAGAAAAAATGTTCGTTTTTCAGATTTTGGCAGAGCAGAGTGCGAAGACCTTTGTCCAGTTGCTGGCGTTTTGGATGATATTTCAAAATCGGGCTGTAAAATTCACTACGATGCTCCAGTTAATCTCAATATGGAAAATGACTACGAAATTCATATAAGGCTTTCAAGAGAGAACACTGAACCGTTTGTTCTTTATTGTCATCCGCAGTGGCAAAAAGAAAGAGCAGACGGAACAACAGAAATCGGTTTTTCGTTTTTGCATTCTCCGGATTCTGCTAAATTGGAGTCTTACATAAAGCAACTTTCCGAAGAAAATTACTCTTCTGATTTTGATTCTCTATTTCCTCAAGAAACTTCATGTCAGTTTGTATAA